AATAAATACAGCAAGTTTTAAGAAATCAACACAGtgatattttgatgtatttataaCAAAGTGAGATGGGCTTCATGGTCTTTCCATATGTAAATTGTTACTGGGGCAGCGCATAGCTAGATCCCACTTAACTATGATTTCTAAATCTGCCCCGTCCTGTCTTCTTTTCCCATCCCGGTCTCAGCAATTCTGAGCCCGCATGGAAAAGTACCATTCAGTctttaagttaaaacaaaaccaaaaccttgCTAAAATTGATCAATATTTTATGAACTAAAACGTGCTCCGTGCTGAGCTGTTAACCACACATCTAAGAGATGTGTTGCAAGCGTCTTGTCGGGGTGCAGACCGGAGCctggcagggcgggggtgggtggtTATGCAGAACCTCCCGAGCAGGTTTCATCTTTTTATGCCCTAATTTCCCCGTCCTGTAGAGATGTTTTATGCAGTCAACGAGTTGGCACTGCACAGCCCTTAGAAGAGTGGCTGGCGTGCTCCGAGGCTAGGCGACACCTGCTATCATTACTGACTGGCATTCCCGATTGGCAGTGCAGGTGCTCGCCCCAACACTGCCCAGGGCGGTCAGGCTCCGGGGAGCTCAGTCGGGGGCAGCAAGCCGGGAAGAACCAGGCTCGGGGCGGAAGGAGAACAGAAAGCACCAACAAAGCCGGCACCCACAGGGCTGCGGGTCAAACCCCGCCTACGGAGGAGGTGGGACAGGTCCCGGGGAAGGGCCCTTCTCACCCTCCCCAGGCGCGTGGCCTCGCCACCCTCGATGTCGCCTCTTCTTGTGTCCCGTGAGGTTCGCGCTCACCCTGAAGGCTTTCCCGCACTGCTCGCACGCGTAGGGCTTCTCCCCGGTGTGCACCCGCTGGTGCCCGACCAGGGCGGCGCGCTGGCGGAAGGCGGCGCCGCACTCGCGGCAGGGGTAGGGCTTCTCCCCGCTGTGGATCCGGCGGTGCTGCGTCAGGCCCGAGCGGTGGTGGAAGGCCTTCCCGCACGCCTCGCACGCGTACGGCTTCTCGCCGGTGTGGATCCGCCGGTGGTTGGTCAGGTTGGACTTCCCGCGGAAGGCCCTCCCGCACTCGGGGCAGGCGAACGGCTTCTCGCCGGTGTGCAGCCGCTGGTGCACGGCCAGGCCGTGCCGATCGTGGAAGGCCTTGCCGCAGTGCGCGCACGGGTGCGCCTTCTCGCCCCGGCGCGCGCGCTCGGGAGCCCCGCGCCGGCCCCGGGGGCCGCACGCGCGGCCGCACCGCCCACACGGGTAGGGCTTCTCGGGGGCGTAGGCCGTTGGGGGGCGGCGCGGCCCAGCGCGGCCGCAGCACTGGGGGCAGCCCGCGGCCGGCTCCCGCGCGTGCGTCCGCGCGTGCTTGCGCAGGTCGGAGCTGCGGCGGAAGGCCCTCCCGCACGCGCGGCACGGGTACGGCCGCTCGCCGCTGTGGATCCGGCCGTGCTTGGCGAGGTCCGAGCTGCCGCGGAAGGCCCTGCCGCACTGCCCGCACGCGTACGGCCGCTCCCCGGTGTGCGTGCGGCCGTGCAGGGTGAGGCAGTGCCGGAAGCGGAAGGCCTTGCCGCACACCGCGCACTCGTGCGGCCGCTCGCCGCTGTGGACCCGCTGGTGCCGCCGCAGCCGGCTCGCGCTGCCGAAGGCCTTTCCGCACGCGCCGCAGCCGTGCGGCCTCTCCCCGCCGTGCGCCTTGCGGTGCCGGCAGAGCGCCGACGGGCTGCTGAAGGCCTTCCCGCACTGCG
The sequence above is drawn from the Mustela nigripes isolate SB6536 chromosome 5, MUSNIG.SB6536, whole genome shotgun sequence genome and encodes:
- the ZNF311 gene encoding zinc finger protein 311 → MVSLESPGRPRQLPGTPDAELLQERAPPAPQHRASAPEGGRAAPPGAKSAGDRGRARPRDSVTFEDVAVRFSGGEWRRLTRAQRRLYAAVMLDNYGLVVSLEGSRLGARTLVLPLCALIPSAQPGFAGPKPPLISCLERGAEPRVRDLQDWGLLSCSFPVSADRTRPGTERASSEQEVSEGGEVGGVLSGHPEAGGACVQDVKSENARDPAGVETLGEEKGTLEERRARAVLANNLSADSKCTPRTRALTARSPRPGAARGHTFPLLHGRVRAGEKPHACHECGKAFKTRKQLRVHRVTHTGEKPFRCAQCGKAFSSPSALCRHRKAHGGERPHGCGACGKAFGSASRLRRHQRVHSGERPHECAVCGKAFRFRHCLTLHGRTHTGERPYACGQCGRAFRGSSDLAKHGRIHSGERPYPCRACGRAFRRSSDLRKHARTHAREPAAGCPQCCGRAGPRRPPTAYAPEKPYPCGRCGRACGPRGRRGAPERARRGEKAHPCAHCGKAFHDRHGLAVHQRLHTGEKPFACPECGRAFRGKSNLTNHRRIHTGEKPYACEACGKAFHHRSGLTQHRRIHSGEKPYPCRECGAAFRQRAALVGHQRVHTGEKPYACEQCGKAFRVSANLTGHKKRRHRGWRGHAPGEGEKGPSPGPVPPPP